The following are encoded in a window of Bacillus sp. SORGH_AS_0510 genomic DNA:
- a CDS encoding DUF402 domain-containing protein, producing the protein MGVPIEGEPMQIHSYKHNGHIHRVWEETTVLKGSQNLVIGGNDRTLVTESDGRTWITREPAICYFHSQYWFNVIGMIREDGIYYYCNISSPFIFDGEALKYIDYDLDIKVYPDMTFNLLDEDEYERHRREMNYPDVIDQILKRNVEKLIQWIRQRQGPFAPDFIDIWYERYLTYRR; encoded by the coding sequence ATGGGCGTACCCATCGAAGGTGAACCAATGCAAATACATAGCTATAAGCACAATGGGCACATCCATCGCGTCTGGGAAGAAACAACCGTATTAAAAGGATCTCAGAATTTGGTGATTGGTGGGAATGATCGGACACTTGTAACAGAATCAGATGGAAGAACGTGGATTACCAGAGAACCAGCTATTTGCTATTTCCACTCTCAATACTGGTTTAATGTAATTGGGATGATTCGTGAGGACGGCATTTATTATTACTGTAATATCAGTTCGCCATTCATCTTTGATGGTGAAGCACTTAAGTATATTGATTATGACCTTGATATTAAAGTATATCCTGATATGACCTTTAACTTACTTGACGAGGATGAATATGAGAGGCATCGACGTGAGATGAATTACCCAGATGTGATTGATCAAATCCTTAAAAGAAATGTTGAAAAATTGATTCAATGGATAAGACAGCGTCAGGGACCCTTTGCACCAGATTTTATTGATATTTGGTACGAACGTTATTTAACATATAGACGTTGA
- a CDS encoding YgaB family protein, whose product MNQFNRLVSEQMVTMEKLLYLQAELERCQQIEEELQSLQHATDLESIQTDIQLMKKELKEIQLIFEKQTEEVINSYRETNLTPTL is encoded by the coding sequence ATGAATCAATTCAACCGATTAGTTTCCGAGCAGATGGTGACTATGGAAAAATTACTCTATCTTCAAGCCGAGCTTGAACGTTGCCAACAAATAGAAGAAGAACTTCAGTCATTGCAGCATGCAACAGATCTTGAAAGTATCCAAACAGATATTCAATTGATGAAAAAAGAATTAAAAGAGATTCAGCTAATTTTTGAAAAACAAACAGAAGAGGTCATAAATTCATACCGAGAAACGAATTTGACCCCAACTTTGTAG
- a CDS encoding gamma-type small acid-soluble spore protein, whose protein sequence is MANFNQQPNKTSAGTNIQEVRQQNAQSAQGSAGAAGQFGTEFASETNAAEVRKQNAQSAKGASGAAGQFGTEFASETNAAEVRQQNQQAEARKGQNSGQYGQS, encoded by the coding sequence ATGGCAAACTTCAATCAACAGCCAAACAAAACTTCTGCTGGAACTAACATCCAGGAAGTTAGACAACAAAACGCTCAATCTGCTCAAGGTTCAGCAGGTGCAGCTGGTCAATTCGGAACTGAATTTGCTAGCGAAACAAACGCTGCTGAAGTAAGAAAGCAAAACGCTCAATCTGCTAAAGGTGCATCTGGTGCAGCTGGTCAATTCGGAACTGAATTCGCTAGCGAAACTAATGCTGCTGAAGTAAGACAACAAAACCAACAAGCTGAAGCTCGTAAAGGCCAAAACTCTGGTCAATACGGACAAAGCTAA
- the fabL gene encoding enoyl-[acyl-carrier-protein] reductase FabL yields MTQKVALITGSSRGIGKATALRLAEAGYDIVINYARSKKGALETAEQVEALGRKAFIVKANVGDVAKIKDMFAQIEQEFGRLDVFVNNAASGVQRPVMELEESHWDWTLNINSKALLFCAQEAAKLMERNGGGKIVSISSLGSIRYLENYTVVGVSKAALEALTRYLAVELAPKNIIVNAVSGGAVDTEALKHFPNREELLQEAREKTPAGKMVEIEDMVNCVMFLLSEDSSMIRGQTIIVDGGISLLV; encoded by the coding sequence ATGACGCAAAAAGTAGCATTAATTACAGGAAGCAGCAGAGGAATTGGAAAAGCGACTGCCTTAAGATTGGCTGAGGCAGGCTATGATATCGTTATTAACTATGCAAGAAGTAAAAAAGGAGCCCTTGAAACAGCTGAACAAGTAGAGGCATTAGGGAGGAAAGCCTTCATTGTAAAAGCGAACGTTGGTGACGTCGCAAAGATTAAGGATATGTTTGCTCAAATTGAGCAGGAGTTCGGCCGTTTAGATGTATTCGTTAATAACGCAGCTTCAGGCGTACAGCGTCCAGTTATGGAGCTGGAAGAGTCTCATTGGGATTGGACATTAAACATTAATAGTAAAGCCTTATTATTTTGTGCACAAGAAGCGGCAAAATTAATGGAGCGAAATGGAGGCGGCAAAATTGTCAGCATCAGTTCGCTTGGATCTATTCGTTATTTAGAAAATTACACAGTTGTAGGAGTTTCTAAAGCAGCACTTGAGGCGTTAACAAGATATTTAGCTGTCGAACTGGCTCCAAAAAACATTATTGTTAATGCTGTTTCAGGTGGTGCAGTAGATACCGAAGCACTGAAACATTTTCCTAATCGAGAAGAATTACTGCAAGAAGCGAGAGAAAAAACGCCTGCAGGTAAAATGGTGGAAATTGAAGATATGGTCAATTGTGTGATGTTCCTCCTATCAGAGGATTCAAGCATGATTAGAGGACAAACGATCATTGTTGATGGAGGAATCTCTCTACTGGTTTAA
- the mutY gene encoding A/G-specific adenine glycosylase, with protein MIIEQENSEKINISAFQNDLISWFKAEQRDLPWRKDQDPYKVWVSEIMLQQTRVDTVIPYFNRFIDWFPTIEHLAEAEEEKVLKAWEGLGYYSRVRNLQSAVKEVKEKYNSKVPNTPEEISSLKGVGPYTAGAILSIAYGIPEPAVDGNVMRVLSRILLIREDIAKASSRKIFEKAVRDLISHEDPSSFNQAMMELGALICTPTSPSCLLCPVREHCIAFHEGVQQELPVKTRKVKTKNVQLAAAVVEDEHGNILIHKRPSNGLLANLWEFPTVEIHHPLQSDRQQVVDLFREFLNLDLGLGQIIGQIEHVFSHLLWNIKVYTGAVKNFIPESEDWKFVSLEEMKEYAFPVPYQKVFKLSQKQNDSE; from the coding sequence ATGATAATTGAACAAGAAAATTCAGAAAAAATCAATATAAGTGCTTTTCAAAATGATCTTATTTCCTGGTTTAAAGCAGAACAACGTGACCTCCCGTGGAGAAAGGATCAGGACCCTTATAAGGTGTGGGTATCTGAAATTATGCTGCAACAAACTAGAGTTGATACGGTGATTCCATATTTTAACCGGTTTATAGACTGGTTCCCAACGATTGAACACTTAGCGGAAGCAGAGGAGGAGAAAGTACTTAAAGCATGGGAAGGTCTTGGTTATTACTCCAGAGTTAGAAACCTTCAATCAGCAGTTAAGGAAGTAAAAGAGAAATATAATAGCAAGGTACCCAACACTCCAGAAGAAATTTCATCCCTTAAGGGAGTTGGTCCGTACACTGCAGGTGCCATATTGAGCATTGCTTATGGAATTCCAGAACCAGCCGTCGATGGTAATGTTATGAGAGTCTTATCAAGAATACTGTTAATTCGGGAGGATATTGCAAAGGCTTCCTCAAGAAAAATATTTGAAAAAGCAGTTCGAGATTTGATTTCCCATGAAGATCCATCTTCTTTTAACCAAGCAATGATGGAATTAGGTGCTTTAATTTGTACTCCTACTTCCCCGTCATGTCTATTATGTCCAGTTCGAGAACATTGCATCGCTTTTCATGAAGGAGTACAACAAGAGCTTCCTGTCAAAACAAGAAAGGTGAAAACAAAGAATGTACAGCTTGCAGCAGCAGTTGTGGAAGATGAACATGGCAACATATTAATTCATAAACGGCCATCGAATGGTCTATTAGCTAATTTATGGGAGTTTCCAACTGTTGAAATACATCATCCATTACAATCTGACCGACAACAGGTTGTTGATTTGTTTAGGGAATTCTTGAATTTAGATCTAGGTCTTGGACAAATTATAGGGCAAATTGAACATGTTTTTTCTCATTTATTATGGAATATTAAGGTGTATACAGGTGCGGTGAAAAATTTCATACCAGAGAGTGAAGACTGGAAGTTCGTGTCATTAGAAGAAATGAAAGAATATGCTTTCCCTGTTCCGTATCAAAAAGTGTTCAAACTGTCTCAAAAACAAAATGACTCTGAATGA
- a CDS encoding metal-dependent hydrolase yields MDTGTHVVMGIALGGLATLDPVVANSHATATSVLIAVIAGSQIPDIDTVLKLRNNAIYIRNHRGVTHSIPAVMLWPLVILAVVYPFFPNANLLHLWAWTFAAVFIHVFVDIFNAYGTQALRPFSSKWVALGVINTFDPFIFGIHVVGILIWIFGANPGVTFLLMYIVIFGYYLKRYQAKKRVLVGVRALVPDAIEIIIAPTMKFHQWRIAAMNEEQFFVGRSIDGKVEILDYFKRIPVPNTPVIEAAKKDKNLSAFLSFSPVYRWEVDEYDDFYEVRFIDLRYRSNGHYPFVAVVQLDHDLNPISSYTGWVFSEKKLRKKLSIIPS; encoded by the coding sequence TTGGATACTGGAACTCATGTTGTAATGGGGATAGCACTTGGCGGTCTTGCGACACTTGACCCTGTAGTAGCTAACAGCCATGCGACTGCTACTAGTGTGTTAATCGCAGTAATAGCCGGATCACAAATACCTGACATCGATACTGTATTGAAACTTAGGAATAATGCCATCTATATTAGAAATCATCGTGGAGTCACTCACTCTATACCAGCTGTTATGCTATGGCCGCTTGTCATTTTAGCTGTGGTCTACCCTTTTTTTCCTAACGCTAATCTTCTGCATTTATGGGCATGGACTTTTGCGGCAGTTTTTATTCATGTATTTGTTGATATTTTTAATGCCTACGGTACACAAGCTTTACGACCTTTTTCGTCTAAATGGGTGGCCTTAGGCGTCATTAATACGTTTGACCCTTTTATCTTTGGAATTCATGTGGTCGGCATTCTTATTTGGATATTTGGTGCCAATCCAGGAGTTACATTTTTATTAATGTATATAGTGATCTTTGGTTATTATTTAAAGCGATATCAGGCCAAAAAGAGAGTCTTGGTTGGAGTAAGAGCTCTGGTTCCAGATGCAATTGAAATTATTATTGCTCCGACAATGAAGTTCCATCAGTGGCGGATTGCCGCGATGAATGAAGAACAATTTTTTGTAGGTCGTTCAATCGATGGCAAGGTTGAAATTCTCGATTATTTTAAACGCATCCCTGTACCAAATACACCTGTGATTGAGGCAGCCAAAAAAGATAAAAATCTTTCAGCATTCCTCTCTTTCTCACCTGTATACCGGTGGGAAGTAGATGAATATGATGATTTTTATGAAGTTCGTTTTATTGATTTACGTTATCGAAGTAATGGACACTACCCGTTCGTTGCTGTTGTTCAGTTAGATCATGATTTAAATCCAATTAGCTCCTATACAGGCTGGGTATTTAGTGAGAAAAAGTTAAGAAAAAAGCTCAGCATCATACCCAGTTAA
- a CDS encoding YfhJ family protein, translating to MNVYQDELTKLLLEKNHDLSYVQARTWVELLWEDFESTYAKAGWEYKGSEMTERIVKQWIENYGDKLHEFIATNPKYKHFLNQEKGQTH from the coding sequence ATGAACGTGTACCAAGATGAATTAACAAAGCTGCTTTTAGAAAAAAATCATGACTTATCCTATGTTCAAGCAAGAACTTGGGTAGAGCTCTTATGGGAAGATTTCGAATCTACATATGCTAAAGCTGGTTGGGAATATAAGGGTAGTGAAATGACAGAAAGAATTGTTAAACAATGGATTGAGAATTATGGAGATAAGCTCCATGAGTTTATAGCAACCAATCCGAAATATAAACATTTTTTAAATCAGGAAAAAGGTCAAACACATTAA
- a CDS encoding small, acid-soluble spore protein K, which yields MRNKATNFPNQNNNKFEGEPRAKAEYASKRANGTINTHPQERMRASGERDDESPQFS from the coding sequence ATGAGAAATAAAGCAACGAATTTTCCTAATCAAAATAATAACAAGTTTGAGGGAGAGCCACGAGCAAAAGCAGAATATGCTTCTAAAAGAGCCAACGGCACAATCAATACCCATCCACAAGAGCGGATGCGTGCTTCTGGGGAACGCGATGACGAATCCCCTCAGTTTTCATAA
- a CDS encoding YfhH family protein, with protein MPQEKRYSVMTEHELKQEIASLKEKARKAEQMGMVSEFAVLERKVQMAKAYLMDPESFKPGEIYEVEGDPGQYFKIDYMNGVFAWGYRLKGDGQEEALPISMLKELK; from the coding sequence ATGCCACAGGAAAAACGATACAGTGTTATGACCGAGCATGAATTAAAACAAGAGATCGCTTCGCTTAAAGAAAAGGCAAGAAAAGCGGAACAAATGGGAATGGTTAGTGAGTTTGCTGTCCTTGAAAGAAAGGTGCAAATGGCTAAGGCCTATTTAATGGATCCAGAATCGTTTAAACCAGGAGAAATATATGAAGTGGAAGGAGATCCTGGGCAGTATTTTAAAATAGACTATATGAACGGCGTCTTCGCTTGGGGATATCGATTAAAAGGTGATGGACAAGAAGAGGCGTTACCAATCTCTATGTTAAAAGAGTTGAAATAA
- a CDS encoding SDR family oxidoreductase, with protein MKTIIVTGAGSGLGKELAFLFSKKGFHLLLVGRTVEKLAQVKQEIEVLGGKADLLSLDISNNEEVDSKLNELNERYHIAGLINNAGVGHFGPFIEMDQTEMKEMLETNVIGTILMTKAILPYLLQNGEGRVMNIISTAGLRGKVNEAVYVASKFAVRGFTESLQKEYEGTGIKFNAVYMGGMDTPFWDESDHVSDKSRFRSPKEVAEIIMDQIDQDSIIIESKKS; from the coding sequence ATGAAAACAATCATTGTGACTGGAGCAGGTTCAGGCTTAGGTAAAGAACTAGCTTTTTTATTTTCGAAAAAAGGATTCCATCTTCTACTGGTGGGCAGAACAGTCGAAAAGTTAGCACAAGTTAAACAGGAAATTGAAGTATTAGGTGGAAAAGCTGACCTTTTATCACTGGATATATCCAATAATGAAGAGGTAGATTCAAAATTAAATGAACTAAACGAGCGCTATCATATTGCAGGGTTGATCAACAATGCAGGAGTAGGTCATTTCGGGCCTTTTATTGAAATGGACCAAACTGAAATGAAAGAAATGCTCGAAACCAATGTGATAGGAACTATTTTAATGACGAAAGCCATCCTTCCATATTTACTTCAAAATGGTGAGGGACGAGTCATGAATATTATTTCTACAGCTGGTCTCCGTGGAAAGGTAAATGAAGCGGTCTATGTTGCAAGTAAATTCGCTGTAAGAGGCTTTACTGAGAGTCTGCAAAAAGAATATGAGGGTACTGGTATTAAATTTAATGCCGTATATATGGGGGGGATGGATACTCCGTTCTGGGACGAAAGCGACCACGTTTCAGACAAATCACGGTTTAGGTCACCAAAGGAAGTAGCAGAGATTATCATGGACCAAATTGATCAGGATTCAATTATTATTGAAAGTAAAAAATCATGA
- the recX gene encoding recombination regulator RecX, producing MAIITKITTQQKNVDRFNVFMDYGKGKGEEFAFSVDSDVLIKFNLKKGMELDDFSFLEIQYQDDIRKAYNLAINYLARRMRSEKEIKDYLIKKEVDEPVINEVLHRLISQKYINDQEYALAYVRTQANTTDKGPDLIKMELKEKGIKDDILIDALEEYPREQQIEKATKMTEKIFQKNSNESLKIQKQKLEHLLLRKGYPFEVIQIAVDETEVEKEEDEEMKAVHFQGEKAHRKYAHLSGYEYQQKMKQALYRKGFSMDYIERFLSESEKS from the coding sequence ATGGCTATTATTACGAAAATCACCACACAACAAAAAAATGTAGACCGATTTAATGTTTTCATGGATTATGGCAAGGGCAAGGGTGAAGAATTTGCTTTTAGTGTCGACAGCGATGTGTTAATTAAATTCAATTTAAAAAAAGGGATGGAGCTTGATGATTTTTCTTTCTTGGAAATTCAGTATCAAGACGATATCCGTAAAGCATACAACTTAGCAATCAATTATCTTGCAAGGAGAATGAGATCGGAAAAAGAAATCAAGGATTACCTTATTAAAAAAGAAGTTGATGAACCCGTCATAAATGAGGTTCTTCATAGGTTAATTTCACAAAAATACATTAATGATCAGGAATATGCTTTAGCCTATGTCCGAACACAAGCAAATACCACTGATAAGGGTCCTGACTTAATTAAAATGGAATTAAAGGAAAAGGGTATAAAGGATGATATCCTAATCGATGCTTTAGAAGAATATCCAAGAGAACAGCAGATTGAAAAAGCAACGAAAATGACCGAGAAGATTTTTCAAAAAAATTCAAATGAGTCTTTAAAGATTCAAAAGCAGAAATTAGAACATTTACTGCTTAGAAAAGGATACCCTTTTGAAGTCATACAAATAGCAGTTGACGAAACAGAAGTGGAAAAAGAAGAAGATGAGGAAATGAAAGCAGTTCATTTCCAAGGTGAAAAAGCCCATCGAAAGTATGCGCATTTAAGTGGGTATGAATATCAGCAAAAAATGAAACAAGCCCTATATAGAAAAGGATTTTCAATGGATTATATTGAAAGGTTTCTTTCTGAAAGCGAAAAATCATGA
- a CDS encoding TIGR01777 family oxidoreductase — translation MKIAIAGGTGFVGRALVDELSTYEYEIVILTRRAMKTSEKANIRYSQWLTDNANPVRDLQNTDIFINLAGEPINSGRWTEERKSKILSSRIEAVDAVLDIINQLDRKPQALINASAIGIYGTSDNEVFTENTERLGSDFLADTVIKWEQEASKASSLQIRTVLCRFGIIIEKDAGALPKMLLPYKLCIGGNIGSGKQWMSWIHLRDVVKGIIFAIENEQIQGPINFTAPQPVIMNDFGKTLAQVLHRPHWLPVPSFALRLLLGEMSTLVVDGQKVLPKKLLDHGFQFQYPNLKMALKNIFS, via the coding sequence ATGAAAATTGCAATTGCAGGTGGAACAGGCTTTGTTGGAAGGGCACTTGTCGATGAATTGAGCACGTATGAATATGAAATTGTTATCTTAACTCGCAGGGCAATGAAGACCAGCGAGAAGGCAAATATTCGATATTCTCAGTGGTTAACGGATAATGCAAACCCTGTTAGGGACCTCCAAAATACGGATATTTTTATTAACCTCGCAGGTGAACCGATTAACAGTGGACGCTGGACCGAAGAGAGGAAAAGTAAAATTTTGTCCAGTCGGATTGAAGCAGTCGATGCAGTGCTGGACATAATAAACCAATTAGACCGGAAACCGCAGGCGCTTATTAACGCCAGTGCAATAGGAATTTATGGAACTTCCGATAACGAAGTTTTTACTGAAAATACGGAAAGGCTTGGCTCAGATTTTTTAGCAGACACTGTGATAAAGTGGGAACAAGAAGCGAGCAAAGCTTCTTCCTTACAAATTCGAACAGTCTTATGCAGATTTGGTATCATTATTGAAAAGGATGCAGGAGCTCTTCCTAAAATGCTGCTACCGTATAAGTTGTGTATAGGAGGTAACATTGGAAGTGGTAAACAATGGATGTCATGGATTCATCTTAGGGATGTAGTGAAAGGTATAATTTTCGCCATCGAAAATGAACAAATTCAAGGTCCTATCAATTTCACTGCTCCACAGCCCGTAATTATGAACGATTTTGGCAAAACACTTGCTCAAGTATTACACCGACCACACTGGCTTCCAGTACCTAGCTTCGCCCTTCGTTTACTTCTCGGTGAAATGAGTACCTTAGTGGTTGATGGACAAAAGGTTTTACCAAAAAAACTATTAGATCATGGATTCCAATTCCAATACCCTAATTTAAAAATGGCATTAAAAAATATATTTTCCTAA
- a CDS encoding YfhE family protein, producing the protein MAGKKKKDMGRGKYTLTSTQEVLYQRDFKMADRAGGYHDSKTKL; encoded by the coding sequence ATGGCGGGAAAAAAGAAAAAAGATATGGGTAGAGGTAAATATACCTTAACAAGTACACAAGAGGTTTTATATCAGAGGGACTTTAAGATGGCTGACCGTGCAGGCGGTTATCATGACAGTAAAACTAAGCTGTAA
- a CDS encoding YfhD family protein — MGRMHNGGSHKNNKSSLPQTPKNLKSDGMDVEYSQEFADHADLEAQARANAANQRVKNRKR; from the coding sequence ATGGGTCGTATGCATAATGGAGGTTCTCACAAGAATAATAAAAGCTCACTTCCACAAACACCAAAAAATTTAAAATCAGATGGCATGGATGTAGAATACTCACAGGAATTTGCTGATCACGCTGATCTTGAAGCACAAGCACGCGCTAATGCAGCTAACCAACGTGTGAAGAATAGGAAAAGATAA
- a CDS encoding DoxX family protein has product MRWYKTPQAAVVWTVLRVWLGLQWIEAGYHKLTGGFDAGGFLKGALANATGDHPAVQAWYADFLQQFAIPNVQIFNVLIPWGELLVGIGLIVGLATIPALLAGAFMNLNFMLAGTTSTNPILYTAAMILLFVGTGAYYFGLDRYAVPFIKGYFKKAPARKVNNN; this is encoded by the coding sequence ATGAGATGGTACAAAACCCCTCAAGCAGCAGTGGTATGGACAGTGTTGAGAGTTTGGCTTGGATTACAGTGGATTGAAGCAGGCTATCATAAATTAACTGGTGGATTTGATGCTGGTGGTTTCCTAAAAGGAGCCCTAGCAAATGCAACAGGAGATCATCCCGCAGTTCAAGCTTGGTACGCTGATTTCTTACAACAATTTGCGATTCCAAATGTACAAATCTTTAACGTATTAATTCCTTGGGGAGAGCTACTTGTTGGTATCGGATTAATCGTCGGTTTAGCAACTATACCTGCATTACTTGCCGGTGCATTTATGAACTTAAACTTTATGCTTGCAGGAACAACTAGCACTAACCCAATTCTTTATACAGCAGCAATGATTCTTCTCTTTGTAGGAACTGGAGCGTATTACTTCGGCCTTGACCGTTATGCAGTTCCATTTATTAAAGGTTATTTCAAAAAGGCACCTGCAAGGAAAGTGAACAACAACTAA
- a CDS encoding homoserine dehydrogenase, whose protein sequence is MSVIKVAILGFGTVGEGVYRTIHSHSEELAAALGKKVEVTAILIRNREKERNISEHVLVTTDFEEILKLKQLDIVIEAIVDKEPTFTFLKSAIERGCHIITANKEMFAHHGKELLELADEKKVSVGFEATVAGGIPVIQTLRQLLNINRVKQIRGILNGTSNFILTEMREKKQTFAQALVLAQENGFAEADPTNDVEGFDAFYKTMILSRLAFGKEPNWQDVNREGITSITSDLIDAAENAGLRFKHIASITRLGDQINATVKLALVGKEHPFYHVEGVQNAVNVQSDIVGEITLQGPGAGMFPTASAVIEDLVHVCKNSPEKQNNACSQEAVTGFSKSDKKETWLVHGVKHKQGTPSITWIEEVADETFVIKATDREIALLAKQNNLIYYPIIGEYEKVKQIKALKAL, encoded by the coding sequence GTGTCTGTAATAAAAGTGGCAATCCTGGGTTTTGGAACAGTTGGTGAAGGTGTCTATCGAACAATACATTCACACAGTGAGGAGCTTGCAGCCGCATTAGGAAAGAAGGTTGAAGTTACAGCAATTTTAATCAGGAACAGGGAAAAGGAAAGAAACATTAGTGAGCATGTGTTAGTTACTACAGACTTTGAAGAAATCCTGAAGCTCAAACAACTGGATATAGTTATTGAGGCCATCGTCGATAAAGAGCCAACCTTTACCTTTTTGAAATCAGCGATTGAGCGTGGATGTCACATCATTACGGCGAATAAAGAAATGTTCGCCCATCACGGGAAAGAACTGCTTGAGCTGGCAGATGAGAAGAAAGTTTCGGTTGGTTTTGAAGCTACTGTTGCCGGAGGAATTCCCGTTATACAAACACTTAGACAGTTATTAAACATTAATCGTGTGAAGCAAATTCGAGGAATTCTCAATGGTACCTCCAATTTTATCCTCACAGAAATGAGGGAGAAAAAGCAGACATTTGCTCAGGCGTTAGTATTAGCACAAGAGAATGGCTTTGCTGAAGCTGACCCGACAAATGACGTGGAGGGCTTTGATGCTTTTTATAAAACCATGATTTTAAGCAGACTGGCTTTTGGAAAAGAACCCAACTGGCAGGATGTTAATCGTGAAGGGATTACTTCAATAACAAGTGACTTGATTGATGCGGCAGAAAATGCAGGGCTAAGGTTTAAGCATATTGCGAGTATTACAAGGTTGGGTGATCAAATTAATGCAACTGTCAAACTAGCCCTAGTGGGTAAAGAACATCCTTTTTACCATGTTGAAGGCGTCCAGAATGCAGTAAATGTCCAATCTGATATAGTTGGAGAGATTACTCTTCAGGGACCAGGAGCTGGAATGTTTCCTACAGCGAGTGCGGTAATTGAGGATTTAGTTCATGTGTGTAAAAATTCCCCAGAAAAACAGAATAATGCGTGTTCTCAAGAAGCGGTAACGGGGTTTAGTAAGAGTGACAAGAAGGAAACGTGGCTTGTGCATGGAGTGAAGCATAAACAGGGGACTCCTTCCATTACTTGGATTGAAGAAGTGGCGGATGAAACGTTTGTAATCAAAGCGACAGATAGAGAAATTGCCCTGCTGGCCAAACAAAATAATCTTATCTATTATCCGATTATAGGAGAATACGAGAAGGTGAAACAGATAAAAGCGCTTAAGGCTTTATAA